In Pyrus communis chromosome 11, drPyrComm1.1, whole genome shotgun sequence, the sequence TATTTCTATATTGGTACCTCTTTAATGTCACCTAACACGTGATGAAAGAAATATTAATAAGATGATATATTATTGTTACAAGTTAGAATTTTTTGCAATATCGGAGAAGTTGTCACATTTACTGGGAGAACCACATCATCCTTACACCCATACACAAACAAAGGAGACCCCTTGTATTGCGGTATTCCATGGGCCATAAAGTAACTTACAGTTGATGTGGTCTTCCTGATGAACACAAGTACACATGTAGAGGCTTAAAGCCCATAAAATGGTGTTGTACATTTACAAATCCATAGCCCAACCCAACATTGGCTGCTTGTTTCCAAAATGGGTACTTTGAGGATACATTAGGTGTAGTGTCAAAAATGGGAACTGAAGACATTCTTCCAAATGAACATACTTTTGCTGCCTGTGTTGAGAAGTCAGGTTTCAAAGACTTGTCAATGTTGGGAATGCTTTGATCAATATGTATTCCAAGTGTGGCAACATTCACGCAGCAAATGAATTGTTCTTGGATGTGACATATCGAGACTCTGTTACTTGGAATGCAATGATATCTGGATATTCCCATCGCAGGCTTGGCAAGGAAGCGCTGAATGTGTTTCAAACTTTCAAGACATTTTGCAAGCTGGAGACTGTCCTAACAAAATTACTTTTGTCGGGGTATGTTCTCTCTGCTTGTGCTCATTTGGGTTTGTGCAGGAAGGATTCTactatttgaaccagttaaTGAAACAAATTGGCATTGCACCTGGACTAGAGCGCCATACTTGTATCGTAGGACTCCTCAGCAGGGCTGGCCAACTTGATCATGCTGAGAATTATATGAGGACCATGCCAGTCAAGTGATTGTTTCTTGGAGAACTTTGCTCAACGCTTGTAATGTACATAAGAATTATGGTTTGGGAACGCAAGTAGCAGAGGTCGTCGTGCAAATGAGTTTCTACCTTTCAGGTGAAGACATCCGGTAGAAGGTCTTAAATTTCAGGTAGACGGGTCATAGGCTCACTCCAACAATACCGATATTGTCCCCGCTTAGCCACCTGCTCAATCCGTCAAGTATGGGGTTTTAATACAAAAGGTctcggtgttagttagagtggggtaattctatttaaatggcttgttctcaagcTTTCTGGCCAATGTGGGACAGAGgaattctaacactcccccccccccacacgTGAGACCCCATTTTATTGGTCACACGTGAAGTTCTACACATTGGCAACCATGTGGAGTCAAGTCGGGGCTCACCCATTTGCACGGGGCCTTTGGGGACCCACCCATTCACGCGGCATCTCTTGGCCGACGTGGAGCCAAGTCGGGGCTCACCCGTTCGCGCAGGGTCAAAAGGGACCTACCCGTTCACATGGCAGTACGGGCCCGTcctttggctctgataccatcttAAATTTATGGGTCATGGGCCCACtctaacaacaccgatactgtctcCACTTGGCCACCTGCTCAAttcgtcaggtgtggggttttattgCAAAAGGTCTCGGGTTTAGTTAGAATGGGACAAAGGAATTCTAACAGAAGactttgttgagtcacatgATTATGCTACAAGAACCCAAGGCAAAGTCAAGTAAAGTGTAAAGGCAGATTAAGAATATATAGATTGGGGCTAATTTTTCTTCACTCTACTGCTGTGTATCAGAATTGGAGCTCAGGTTCTTCGTTTTATTTAATCGTCTGTCAAATTCCGTTCCAGACTCTCGTCTATTCACAAAAGATCAAAGTTTCTTGTTTAGTATCTGTTATAAGTCATATAAATTTCTCCTTGATTCTTCATACGATATGATCTACCATAACGTTTCTCATCTTGCAATACAGTCTGTGCATGAAGTTCGTTTAATTTGTCATTAGTAATAATTTTACTGAGACGTCGTAAGAGACAGAATAGAAATGCATGAAATCTTAACTTGACTGTTAACTTATTAgctaaagaaagaagaagaaaaaattgattcATCAAAAGCTGGCCTCCATGACTTTTACAAACTCATTGAACTCTATTCTTCCATCTCCGTTTTTGTCAAAGCTTCTGATCATTTTCTGGCAGTCTTCTAGCTTTGATCCTTCCTTTAACCCCAATATGCAGAGAACTCGCTGCAACTCCCTTGCATCGATAAACCCATCTTTGTTCTCATCAAACACGTTAAAAGCTTCTTTCAATTCCCCCAAACTCGGCTCCTTCTCATCAAACAGCCCTGTAAGCTCATCGGAACTGAACGTCTCCGGCAGTTGCTCACCTTCTGGACCGCAAAAAATTCCCAAGCCTCCCATCACCTTCTGCACATCTTCTCTTCTCAAACTCCCATCATCTCTCTTCTCGCAGACCAGCTGCGGGCGCCTTGACTCAGAATCCAAGTTCTTCTCTTCCAAAAGCTTTGAGTTACAACAATTCTCTTGGGATTGGAGGAAAGCAGACTGAAACCTTGAAAAACCATTCTGAACTCTACTTGACCAGTTAGAAATCGTGTGCAACAAGATTTCATCGATCAAAACAAAGAACGGTAATGTGTTAGGATTAGTCAACGACGATCTCTTCTCCATTGTGATAGAGTGGTATAGGCTGAAAAGCTTGGATGTGGATATCAACAGAAGGAAAAACCGAGTTAGAAATCTCTAAGTGTGAGAaagctaatatatatatatatatatatatatatatatatatatagagagagagagagagagagagagagagagagaggagagggagggagggagggagagaagaGTAGGGTATTGTTTTACATTAAGTTTCTGGTTTAtgggagagagaagaggaggGAGATGTTTTATAGAGACCAAGGATTGAGTCCTTGTGTTTGAAGCCACCAAATCAAAATAGTCAAACCCCGAAATACaagggaagttgcttgtgagttgcTAATGCAGGTCTTTGGGAAGAAATGGTGGaaagttgaagaagttgaaggagaCATGGTCACCAAAGAAATTAGACATTTGGTAGAAAGTATATTGTGAggaagtttgtttgttttctgttGGAGGGAGTTGAAGAGGGTCCGGCTGGACTGCACTTGTTTTGGCTGTGTCCATTTTGGGGGTGTATGTGGAGATTTTGTGTTGGGGAATCAGACCGCTGACTAGTAAATCACTAGGaattaaaaaatggaaaaaaaatctctaaatGTGGATTTTGGGCGGTTCTTGGTTCACACTTTTTACAGTTCAATTTCCATGCACtgatttttttaagaaaattactTGTTCATTTCCTTGAAATCAACCATCTATACTTACCTGCTAATTACAGTGTGAAAACGTTTGTAAAAATGAGTTATTTCTGCATATTTATCGACCTGTGATTTGATAGAATGAGCATAGTTACCTGCTGATTACAAtctataaatttttcttttgtattttttatgagTTATttgtgcatgtgtgttaattggctctttttatccaaaatggaCGTTGATATTGACATAACTTTTCACCTCGGTCTCTGAGgtttaaaattgatagaagtggtcCATGAAACtatccatcatcaatcattttggtcattttgtgagaaatctccattaaattaggggtatttttgtcaaatcaataCCTCTCCTTGAActggtgtttttttttcccaatttaacggagatttttcatattatgactaaaatgattgacggtgaaCAATCTTAGATACcacttttatcgattttaaaCTCTAGGAATCAAAGGGAATAGTTatgacaatctcaaggaccattttagctaaagaAAATAATACCCGTACACCACTTTTCTCTATTGCAATTTTAAAGAAATatgtagtgtttttttttactgCCTGCaaattgccaaaaaaaaaaaaaaaaaagaaaaccaaccCGCGCACCTCTTTTTCCAGCCTTATTTATTTAGTCAAAATTGATTCTCCTTTTCGTATTATtgttcgttaaaataaacaatatcaggagtttttcgttaaaatttcttacatttaggaaaactaatgaaaaaaacttaaaaactttgagttttaacgataaggacaaaataaaaggtaaagtgaatagtatcatgattgactttttagtataaaaatgtgattttttgttaaaatgaacagtaccaagaacttttcgttaaaatttcctttACATTTCCCATCAATCTCACTATCTCTACCTGCAAAAGCAAATATTATATACTTGAGAGTTCAAACACAGAATCCTCCGGAAATTCCAAGTTAACTTTATTTGTTGGTAAAAGTTGTGGAAATTGCGATTTGAGTCGTAGAGTGTGGCTTTGGAATTTTGAAGTTTCCAAGGCTTTTCCACGTTGATATTTGGTCGTTTCTCATTCCAAACACGTTTGATTTTTTGACGTGCGAGAAGGGTCCAGTAGCTTTTACGTTCGGTCAGGTTCAGGCCTCTTCTTTTGATTGGATCCTACTGCCAATTTCTCAAAGCTCATATTGCCAAACATGATAAGACGTCCACCACTAAAAGTCAAATAAATGTGTGatttagagcagttccaccgtgtCTAAGGCCCCATGGGGCTATCCAATATGTTATCCATTTAGTTAACAGTAATTGctcttaatgaacagtaatcgtCATTTGCATCTCCATCCCTACACTAAATAGCCCTAACAATTGACaataagatattaatattttttattttataaaataatacaaaataatcacTTGTGAGTTTTCTTTTACTTTGACCGGTTCCTTCACCTAGCCCTCTCTTTGATTTCCCttacactttctctctctctaccgaCCCAACCTTTCCCCCTCATTTCtgaaacctctctctctctttaatctctctcattctctttctACAGCTCTGAGAGCTCTCATCATTCCTCTTCTTTGAAACCGAAGCAAATCAAACTAACAAACTCTAAAATCTCAATCCCCTGGATGAGAGGAACTTGAATATATCCTTGCATGCATCATCAGAGCACCATTTGGGTGATCCACCATTGAAGCCGAGAGCTTCAAGCTTCCATTGCTCAAACCCAGGTGAGATTATTGCCCTActttaccaaaaaaatgaaaagtatgACTAcccttcttttgattttctccaTTTTTACTTTGCCTAGCTTTTTGACCAATACAGAAGCAGATTATCTCTACCACATCTGCCCAATCACCACCACCTTCACCCCAAACTCCGCCTTCCAGTCCAACGTCAACCGCCTCATTTCCACCCTCTCCTCCAACGCCAACCGCTCCACCGGCTTCTACAATACCACAGTCCAAACCCCAAACAACGCCGTGTACGACCTCTTCCTTTGCTGTGGCGATGTCGTGGGCACCGacgatttacatttttttttaaattttttacatttttattaatattttatattgtggtTGACATCGCCCTGATATCAGCCTTACGTTAGGTTACCTTCAGTCTCTCGGGATGGCAACTCGTGCCAGGCCTCTCCCTCAGGCCTGCACGGGCTCCATCGCCAGCACACGCTGGACCAAGTCCCTCGAGCTATCTGGGCATGTTCCAATGCCAGTCCACTGGGCAATAGCCCacggtggaagtgctcttagGGGTGGGCACAGGCCGAGCCGAGCCCAAAATTAAAGGAACCGGACCGAACCTGTTTTGTAAATAACACGGGTGGGGCGATGTGGGTTTTAGAGTTTTCAAAACGAGATCTAGACCTAACCCGGCCCTTTTAAAACGGGCCGGTTCCTACGAGTCCCCACGGGTCCTACGGTAGCTAGGTACAGACATCAAAACCTTCTTCTCCCCCTCTTTCTCCTTCTAGAacacattttctctctctaaagctCCCTCATTTCCAATGGAAGACGACGATGAATTTAAAGATCTCTACACCGACGTTCTTGGACCCTTTGAATTGTCCAAACCATTGTCATCATCTACGCCGCAGCCTCACCAATCTTACGCCGCGCCCCAATCTTTCTACAGTCTGATCAATCCCAACATCCTCGACGAAAAGGACAAGATCATTTTTGCAGCTCCACACTCTAATCTTTCTGTTTCTCACCCGCCCAATTCTCAAACCCTAGCTCTCGCCACCTCTGTTCCAACCAATTCCGCTAGAGATGCCGCTTCAGTTCGTGGGTCTAGGTTTTTGTAGGCTAAAGATGTCAAATTGCCGAAAACCAATTCCGTGGATTTGAATATTGCTGGTAAAGATTTGGATTTGACGGAAAATGATGTGAATTTCGACATTGAGGAAACTAACAATATAGTTGTGAACTAAGAGAGGCGAAGATGACTGGGACAACGACAAATCCCGAGAATAACAAAGAGGTTGCTCATGGAGACCGACTGACCCCCCGACGACTCAACAGCGCTGTTGCCGACGACCTGAAGGCGTTGCTGGTTGATAACAAGCAGCTCGACTGCTACAACCACTATAACACCAACAACGGCTATGTTTGAATGGACAGAGCTAGGAGAATTCAAGATTGAGGTAAAGATGAGTTAAGATTTGTAGGCCGCTGTGATTGAAGTTAGGATTTAGGACTTTGGAAGTCTGGAGAATTCTACATAACCTAAGAAATAAACGATGAAGATTTAATCTCCCTATAATGAATGGTGGAAACGGTTCTGGCCGGGGGCCCTTTTTCCCTGAAATTTGTACCCGCCCTGCCCCCACTAATTAAATGGACCCGTCCCGCCCTGCCTCGTTTTGAATTTACAATATATGTACCCGCCTCGTACCCACCCGAATTGCAATTACCTGCCCTGACCCGCGGGTCTAGGACCCGTTTGCCCAACCCTAGTTTGATTGGCACGACGAGTTTTATTCAAGCTATATTCTAATAGTATAAAGTACGGGAGAGGTTTGAATTTGGAATTATAAAGCAGATACTATGGGGGGAGCTACTAAGAGATCATAATGGTCCCTAGTCCATcctgcctttttttttctcgCTACTCTAACAAATCTTATTGTTGCATATCAATTTGATACTCTTAAAATTTTAAGTATGTTCTCAATCCAGACTCTTTTTCGTTCCAGGCTAGGCATCAATTTTCTCTCCATACCTCTTATTGCAGTGTAGACTTCACTTCTATCAACTTTTTTTTAGCTTTAACttatattttacaaattttcttGCTTACTCTTTAACTCGTATTCGGGTTTCTGAGTTCATACATTATTTTTAGTTCTCTCTATTGAACTTagggattttcaatttttatgcgAATTACTTCAATCTCCCATATTTTGAGCTCAAATTACTTATGTATGTGAGAGGCCTCCATAGATAAAATCCTAGCTCTACCACTAACGGACACATTACTTTAGTCAACTTAGCTTCATTCTAATTCGGTGCATGATAAGAGTTGGTTGCATGCAACTATGTAAGTTCAATGCTACAATTATACTATGAGCGTTTTAGCCATGAGATTTGATTTtaacaaattttcaaatcttttagTTTCAATCTCAACCATTCACTTTTCGTATCATTTAATGTTACGtaatattgaaagaaaaaaaatctcataaaTATAGTCAATAGTAGTGGTGTTTCTCTTATAGGTATTAAAATCGTGAAAACTTCATTCGATCAAAGAGAACAAGATTATATTATAatccatatttatatataaacaag encodes:
- the LOC137709557 gene encoding probable calcium-binding protein CML46, coding for MEKRSSLTNPNTLPFFVLIDEILLHTISNWSSRVQNGFSRFQSAFLQSQENCCNSKLLEEKNLDSESRRPQLVCEKRDDGSLRREDVQKVMGGLGIFCGPEGEQLPETFSSDELTGLFDEKEPSLGELKEAFNVFDENKDGFIDARELQRVLCILGLKEGSKLEDCQKMIRSFDKNGDGRIEFNEFVKVMEASF